The proteins below are encoded in one region of Alistipes communis:
- the rplS gene encoding 50S ribosomal protein L19, with translation MNKDAIIKLVNEQLWTKGEADVPQFKAGDTITVSYKIVEGNKERVQSFRGVVIQIKGSGKTKMFTIRKISNGVGVERIFPLYSPHIEHIEVNKVGVVRRARIYYLRKLTGKKARIKEKRMTK, from the coding sequence ATGAACAAGGATGCAATCATCAAGCTCGTAAACGAGCAGTTGTGGACGAAGGGCGAGGCCGACGTGCCCCAGTTCAAGGCAGGCGATACGATCACCGTATCGTACAAGATCGTCGAGGGTAACAAGGAGCGCGTGCAGAGTTTCCGCGGCGTGGTTATCCAGATCAAGGGTTCGGGCAAGACCAAGATGTTCACGATCCGCAAGATTTCCAACGGTGTGGGCGTCGAGCGTATCTTCCCCCTCTATTCGCCCCACATCGAGCACATCGAGGTCAACAAGGTGGGTGTCGTGCGTCGCGCACGTATCTACTACCTGCGCAAGCTGACCGGCAAGAAGGCTCGTATCAAGGAGAAGCGCATGACCAAATAG
- a CDS encoding NAD(+)/NADH kinase encodes MKLLLFSRRGVVHAADELRRTFAAIARYGFDFVVNKEFAETIRSLGVAQIPAEKEYGCNACPPVGDGAVMVCYGGDGTLLDGVRLLGGAPVPVVGINAGHMGFLTGGRKEAIEELFAEIARGTLRIEQRTMLRVEGAVEGMPQGALAVNEAAVQRSGAGMISVECRVDDQQVATYYGDGVIVSTPTGSTAYSLSAGGPVVAPGCRCLVISPLAPHNLTMRPVVVPDTSDVALRVRTRRSAVTLSLDNTAYDVADDTEIRVSLSEKRIFLGQAHNISFYDTLRDKMMWGVDIRD; translated from the coding sequence ATGAAATTATTGCTTTTTTCCCGCAGGGGCGTCGTCCACGCGGCCGACGAACTGCGACGCACGTTCGCCGCGATCGCCCGTTACGGATTCGACTTCGTTGTAAACAAAGAGTTTGCCGAAACGATCCGTTCGCTGGGCGTAGCGCAGATTCCCGCCGAAAAGGAGTACGGCTGCAACGCCTGTCCCCCCGTCGGCGACGGGGCGGTCATGGTCTGCTACGGCGGCGACGGTACGCTGCTCGACGGCGTCCGCCTGCTGGGCGGAGCGCCCGTGCCGGTGGTGGGGATCAACGCCGGCCACATGGGATTCCTCACCGGCGGCCGCAAGGAGGCGATCGAGGAGCTTTTCGCCGAGATCGCGCGCGGTACGCTGCGCATCGAACAGCGGACGATGCTCCGCGTCGAGGGAGCCGTCGAAGGAATGCCGCAGGGGGCGCTGGCGGTCAATGAAGCGGCCGTGCAACGCAGCGGCGCGGGGATGATCTCGGTGGAGTGCCGCGTCGACGACCAGCAGGTGGCCACCTACTACGGCGACGGCGTGATCGTCTCCACGCCGACGGGGTCGACGGCCTACTCGCTCAGCGCCGGAGGGCCGGTCGTGGCGCCGGGATGCCGCTGTCTGGTGATCTCGCCGCTGGCCCCGCACAACCTCACGATGCGTCCCGTCGTCGTCCCCGACACGAGCGACGTCGCACTCCGTGTGCGCACGCGCCGTTCGGCCGTGACGCTCTCGCTCGACAACACCGCCTACGACGTGGCCGACGACACCGAAATCCGCGTCTCGCTCTCCGAAAAACGGATCTTTCTGGGGCAGGCGCACAATATATCGTTTTACGACACGTTAAGAGACAAGATGATGTGGGGAGTCGACATTCGGGACTGA
- a CDS encoding DMT family transporter: MGKLRDNLNLIFSNLLFGANFSIYVSLVRNWFDFRQLFLLQVGAAALFFIPFALLSPRTPRMRWADLKNILIVTVLIIYGWMYTMLWGATYTNPVDASILATLGPVFTLLIAVGMHREPFSWVRTLGVAAALCGAGILLFERGFHLVEGSEGWGNALVLIAVLSIAANTVIIKPQLQRFGTLWVMGWYYLIGVAITFPFFKDYIDLNRLYTLPPGALAETGILLIFGTVLPMYLLYRGTERLTSVHTALYRYIQPLVATTLALARHQETVDQIHLLAGGAIFGGVLLMVLGTVLARRKQRAEMLKQP; the protein is encoded by the coding sequence ATGGGGAAATTGCGCGATAATCTCAATCTGATCTTTTCGAACCTGCTGTTCGGTGCGAACTTTTCGATCTACGTCTCGCTCGTGCGGAACTGGTTCGATTTCCGGCAACTCTTCCTGTTGCAGGTCGGTGCGGCCGCGCTCTTTTTCATCCCTTTCGCGCTGCTGTCGCCCCGCACGCCCCGTATGCGCTGGGCCGATCTGAAAAACATCCTGATCGTGACGGTGCTGATTATCTACGGCTGGATGTACACGATGCTGTGGGGCGCGACCTACACCAATCCCGTCGACGCATCGATTCTGGCCACGCTGGGGCCGGTCTTCACGCTGCTGATCGCCGTCGGGATGCACCGCGAGCCTTTTTCATGGGTGCGGACGCTGGGTGTCGCGGCGGCGCTCTGCGGCGCGGGCATCCTGCTCTTCGAACGGGGATTCCATCTGGTCGAGGGGAGCGAAGGGTGGGGCAATGCGCTGGTGCTGATCGCCGTGTTGTCGATCGCCGCCAATACGGTGATTATCAAGCCGCAACTCCAGCGTTTCGGAACGCTGTGGGTCATGGGGTGGTATTATCTCATCGGCGTGGCGATCACCTTCCCCTTTTTCAAGGATTATATCGATCTGAACCGGCTCTACACGCTTCCGCCCGGCGCACTGGCCGAAACGGGTATCCTGCTGATCTTCGGAACGGTACTGCCGATGTACCTGCTCTATCGCGGCACGGAGCGCCTTACGTCGGTACACACGGCGCTCTATCGCTACATCCAGCCGTTGGTGGCTACGACGCTCGCCCTGGCGCGGCATCAGGAGACGGTCGATCAGATTCACCTGCTGGCCGGCGGCGCGATCTTCGGCGGCGTATTGTTGATGGTGCTCGGAACCGTACTGGCACGCCGGAAGCAGCGTGCCGAAATGTTGAAACAGCCGTAG
- a CDS encoding VOC family protein: protein MEIKGRFDHFNINVTDLDRSLAFYREALGLHEIKRKEAADGSFVLAYLGDDRTGFRLELTWLRDHAGRAYELGENESHLCLRVEGDYDAVREYHRSRGWVCYENHDMGLYFINDPDDYWIEVLPVK, encoded by the coding sequence ATGGAAATCAAAGGGAGATTCGACCATTTCAACATCAACGTCACCGACCTCGACCGCAGCCTGGCCTTTTACCGCGAGGCACTGGGGCTGCACGAGATCAAACGCAAGGAGGCCGCCGACGGCAGCTTCGTGCTGGCCTATCTGGGCGACGACCGGACGGGATTCCGCCTCGAACTGACGTGGCTGCGCGACCATGCCGGCCGCGCCTACGAGTTGGGCGAAAACGAAAGCCATCTCTGCCTGCGCGTGGAGGGCGACTACGACGCCGTGCGCGAGTACCACCGTTCGCGCGGGTGGGTATGCTACGAAAACCACGACATGGGGCTCTACTTCATCAACGATCCCGACGACTACTGGATCGAGGTACTGCCCGTCAAATAA
- a CDS encoding pyridoxine 5'-phosphate synthase, with product MTKLSVNINKIAVVRNSRGGNRPDVVRAALDIERFGADGITVHPRPDARHIRYDDVRALKRVLATEFNIEGNPIDSFVALVEEVRPTQVTLVPDAADAVTSNAGWNTVAHLGFLQTVCERFKRLGIRVSIFVDPVAEMVRGAAACGADRVELYTEAYARGYAADPARAIAPYAAAAEEARRCGLGLNAGHDLDLENLRYFVECIPWTDEVSIGHALVCDALYLGLENTVGLYKRCLHR from the coding sequence ATGACAAAGTTGAGTGTGAACATCAATAAGATTGCCGTAGTGCGCAATTCGCGCGGCGGCAACCGGCCCGACGTGGTGCGTGCGGCGCTCGACATCGAACGCTTCGGTGCCGACGGCATTACGGTGCATCCGCGTCCCGACGCCCGCCACATCCGCTACGACGACGTGCGGGCGCTCAAACGGGTGCTCGCCACCGAGTTCAACATCGAAGGCAATCCGATCGACAGCTTTGTCGCGCTGGTGGAGGAGGTGCGTCCCACGCAGGTGACGCTCGTCCCCGATGCCGCGGATGCGGTCACGTCGAATGCCGGCTGGAATACGGTCGCGCACCTCGGGTTCCTGCAAACGGTCTGCGAACGGTTCAAGCGTCTCGGAATCCGCGTTTCGATCTTCGTCGACCCCGTGGCCGAGATGGTGCGGGGCGCCGCCGCGTGCGGCGCCGACCGCGTGGAGCTCTACACCGAAGCCTATGCGCGCGGATACGCCGCCGATCCCGCGCGGGCGATCGCGCCCTACGCCGCCGCCGCCGAGGAGGCGCGCCGCTGCGGGTTGGGGCTCAATGCCGGCCATGACCTCGATTTGGAGAATCTGCGCTATTTCGTCGAGTGCATTCCGTGGACCGACGAGGTGTCGATCGGCCATGCGCTCGTCTGCGACGCCCTTTATCTGGGGCTGGAAAACACGGTCGGACTCTATAAACGCTGCCTGCATCGATGA
- the uppS gene encoding polyprenyl diphosphate synthase: MSESKLTPRHVAIIMDGNGRWAQLRGKERYYGHMQGVEPVRAAVRAAIRRGVRYLTLYAFSTENWGRPAEEIDALMELFCRSVASETPELCKQGVRIAMIGDRSRFPAKVQEYLAQAERETAGGERLTLILALNYSSRSELVRAVRLLAGRVAAGELPAEAIDEQTVGSALYTAPYPDPDLVIRTSGEMRLSNFLLWQSSYAELYFPDVLWPDFTEADFDRAMEVFARRDRRFGLVQEN; this comes from the coding sequence ATGAGCGAATCGAAACTCACACCCCGACACGTCGCGATCATCATGGACGGGAACGGCCGCTGGGCGCAGCTGCGCGGCAAGGAGCGTTATTACGGTCACATGCAGGGCGTTGAACCCGTGCGTGCCGCCGTGCGCGCCGCCATCCGCCGCGGGGTGCGTTACCTGACGCTCTACGCCTTTTCGACCGAAAACTGGGGACGGCCGGCCGAAGAGATCGACGCGCTGATGGAACTTTTCTGCCGGAGTGTCGCCAGCGAAACGCCCGAACTCTGCAAACAGGGGGTGCGCATCGCCATGATCGGCGACCGCAGCCGTTTTCCGGCCAAGGTGCAGGAATATCTCGCGCAAGCCGAGCGGGAGACCGCCGGCGGCGAGCGGCTGACGCTCATACTGGCGCTCAACTACTCGTCGCGCAGCGAACTGGTACGCGCCGTGCGCCTGCTCGCCGGCCGGGTCGCGGCAGGGGAATTGCCGGCCGAAGCGATCGACGAACAGACCGTCGGCAGCGCGCTCTACACGGCCCCCTATCCCGATCCCGATCTGGTGATCCGTACCAGCGGGGAGATGCGGCTCAGCAACTTCCTGCTGTGGCAGTCCTCCTATGCCGAACTTTATTTCCCCGACGTGTTGTGGCCCGATTTCACGGAGGCCGACTTCGACCGTGCGATGGAGGTCTTCGCACGACGCGACCGCCGTTTCGGATTAGTCCAAGAGAATTAG
- a CDS encoding acyl-CoA thioesterase, with product MPRTIRTEIQKRFSDIDSFRHVNNVSQQMYFDVGKSDFFDRLLGPEILFAPVRIITAATDTSYMGQIRPEDRIAVTTCVERIGTKSLTLLQRIVADDGTVRSQSRSVMVAFDFEAQQSVPVPDAWRRALEAE from the coding sequence ATGCCGCGCACGATCCGCACCGAAATACAGAAACGCTTCTCCGACATCGACTCTTTCCGCCACGTGAACAACGTGTCGCAGCAGATGTACTTCGACGTGGGCAAGAGCGACTTTTTCGACCGGCTGCTCGGCCCCGAAATCCTCTTCGCGCCCGTACGGATCATCACCGCCGCGACCGACACCTCCTACATGGGGCAGATCCGGCCCGAAGACCGCATCGCGGTGACGACCTGCGTCGAACGCATCGGCACGAAGAGCCTGACGCTCCTGCAACGCATCGTGGCCGACGACGGCACGGTGCGCAGCCAGAGCCGTTCGGTCATGGTCGCCTTCGATTTCGAGGCGCAGCAGAGCGTGCCGGTCCCCGACGCATGGCGCAGGGCGCTCGAAGCGGAGTGA
- a CDS encoding L-threonylcarbamoyladenylate synthase, whose amino-acid sequence MPTQKNDALRHEIDAAAEVLRKGGLILYPTDTVWGIGCDATNEEAVARIYALKRSQNKKSMLVLCASADMTVRYVDRAPGIAFEVQEMATSPLTLILPGAAGVAANLIPEEGTLGVRIPDHEFCQGLLRRFGRPIVSTSANITGEPTPKRLPEIAREIVDGVDYVVNPRFEGRPTGKPSSIIAFTEDGGVKVIRQ is encoded by the coding sequence ATGCCTACGCAGAAGAACGATGCGCTGCGGCACGAGATCGACGCCGCAGCGGAGGTACTCCGCAAGGGAGGGCTGATTCTCTACCCGACCGACACGGTATGGGGCATCGGCTGCGACGCCACGAACGAGGAGGCCGTGGCGCGCATCTACGCGCTCAAACGCAGCCAGAACAAGAAATCGATGCTCGTCCTGTGCGCGTCGGCCGATATGACCGTGCGCTACGTCGACCGTGCCCCCGGCATCGCCTTCGAGGTGCAGGAGATGGCCACCTCGCCGCTGACGCTGATCCTGCCGGGCGCCGCGGGCGTGGCCGCGAATCTTATCCCCGAAGAGGGAACGCTCGGCGTGCGTATTCCCGACCATGAATTCTGCCAGGGGCTGTTGCGCCGTTTCGGCCGGCCGATCGTCTCGACCTCGGCCAACATCACGGGCGAGCCGACGCCCAAACGGTTGCCGGAGATCGCCCGCGAGATCGTCGACGGAGTGGACTACGTGGTCAACCCCCGTTTCGAAGGGCGGCCGACCGGAAAGCCCAGTTCGATCATCGCCTTCACCGAAGACGGAGGTGTGAAAGTCATCCGCCAATAG
- the bamA gene encoding outer membrane protein assembly factor BamA, protein MNRLRKICLAIAAPLFCVSGIFAQEKNPADTTAVTTPAAPQDAASDDTEETLPPFDEKAPIMKGKPKRYFIRKINLRGIEYLNKTVVQASTGLVPGDSIYLPSENIADVIAKLWNQRLFADVKVGATIDGDSVDMEISVRERPRVYRWLFEGEGVGKGRQKDIIEKLQLKTGGELSDYVIDKNTKLIKKYFAEKAFRNAEVSVRIENDPVIQNAVNVTFVIDRKRKVKIGKINFHGNEQFKDKRLRRTFKKTHQKSINFFKSSKLKEDDYETDKENLIDFYNSKGYRNFTILSDSIYPINDRRLGIDLSVSEGNKYYIRNITWVGNSVYPTSDLQRMFGVKSGDTYDKKTINKRLGYGKEDNPEDMSIKSLYQNNGYLMSQIEPAEIIIGADSIDMEMKIFEGKQFSINNVGISGNMRVNDEVIRRELYTLPGELYNRALLMQTIRQLAGMGHFDQEKIMPDIKPVSNELVDINWPLEEQASDQFNIAGGWGSGTFVGSVGITLNNLSVRNFFKKGAWRPYPMGQNQKFSISAQTNGTYYKALAMSFTDPWLGGRKPNSFTLSVHLSEQNNAYYFWQTSTQHFRTTGVAAGLGKRLRWPDPNFSFYAEASYERYALKNWDYFVMKNGAANTLALKFVLSRSTVSQPIYPRSGSEFTVSVQLTPPYSLWDGKDYADANLPDEERYHWIEYHKWQLKSKWFFPLTNNQNLVLMAAAEMGYLGHYNKNKVSPFERFEVGGDGMSGYNMYGIDIIAVRGYEEGALDPSNNYSVAYNKYTMELRYPVILKPSSQIYVLGFLEGANAFDSWKQFSPFKIKRAAGFGVRLYLPVVGMLGIDWGYGFDAPANQTGKSGSQIHFMMGQQF, encoded by the coding sequence ATGAATCGTTTACGGAAGATATGCCTGGCAATCGCAGCGCCGCTGTTCTGCGTGAGCGGCATATTCGCACAAGAGAAGAACCCGGCGGATACCACTGCCGTCACGACGCCGGCCGCACCGCAAGACGCCGCGTCCGACGACACGGAGGAGACGCTGCCGCCCTTCGACGAGAAGGCTCCGATCATGAAGGGGAAGCCCAAACGCTACTTCATCCGCAAAATCAACCTGCGCGGTATCGAATACCTCAACAAGACCGTCGTACAAGCCTCTACGGGACTCGTGCCGGGCGATTCGATCTATCTGCCGAGCGAGAACATCGCGGACGTGATCGCCAAGCTGTGGAACCAACGTCTGTTCGCCGACGTCAAGGTCGGCGCCACGATCGACGGCGACAGCGTGGACATGGAGATCTCCGTGCGCGAACGGCCGCGCGTCTACCGCTGGCTCTTCGAAGGCGAGGGGGTCGGCAAAGGCCGCCAGAAGGACATCATCGAGAAGCTGCAACTCAAAACGGGCGGAGAGCTGTCGGACTACGTGATCGACAAGAATACGAAGCTCATCAAGAAATATTTCGCCGAGAAGGCTTTCCGCAATGCGGAGGTGAGCGTGCGCATCGAGAACGATCCCGTCATCCAGAACGCCGTGAACGTCACCTTCGTGATCGACCGCAAACGCAAGGTCAAGATCGGCAAGATCAATTTCCACGGCAACGAACAGTTCAAGGACAAGCGCCTGCGCCGCACCTTCAAGAAGACGCACCAGAAGAGCATCAACTTCTTCAAGTCGTCGAAACTCAAGGAGGACGACTACGAAACGGACAAGGAGAACCTCATCGACTTCTACAACTCGAAAGGCTACCGCAACTTCACGATCCTGAGCGACTCGATCTACCCGATCAACGACCGCCGACTGGGTATCGACCTCTCGGTGTCGGAGGGCAACAAGTACTACATCCGCAACATCACATGGGTCGGCAACTCGGTCTACCCGACCAGCGACCTGCAACGCATGTTCGGCGTCAAATCGGGCGACACCTACGACAAGAAGACGATCAACAAGCGGCTGGGCTACGGCAAGGAGGACAACCCCGAAGACATGTCGATCAAGTCGCTCTACCAGAATAACGGCTACCTGATGTCGCAGATCGAACCGGCCGAAATCATCATCGGCGCCGACTCGATCGACATGGAGATGAAAATCTTCGAGGGCAAGCAGTTCTCGATCAACAACGTGGGCATTTCGGGCAACATGCGCGTCAACGACGAGGTGATCCGCCGCGAACTCTACACCCTGCCGGGCGAGTTGTACAACCGCGCGCTGTTGATGCAGACGATCCGCCAGCTGGCCGGCATGGGACACTTCGACCAGGAGAAGATCATGCCCGACATCAAGCCCGTATCCAACGAGCTGGTGGACATCAACTGGCCGCTCGAAGAGCAGGCCAGCGACCAGTTCAACATCGCCGGCGGCTGGGGTTCGGGCACCTTCGTCGGCTCGGTCGGCATCACGCTCAACAACCTCTCGGTCCGCAACTTCTTCAAGAAAGGGGCGTGGCGTCCCTACCCGATGGGGCAGAACCAGAAGTTCTCGATCTCGGCGCAGACCAACGGAACCTATTACAAGGCGCTGGCCATGAGTTTCACCGACCCGTGGCTGGGCGGGCGCAAGCCCAACTCGTTCACGCTGTCGGTACACCTCTCGGAACAGAACAACGCCTACTATTTCTGGCAGACCTCCACGCAGCACTTCCGCACGACGGGCGTCGCCGCCGGTCTGGGCAAGCGCCTGCGGTGGCCCGACCCCAACTTCTCGTTCTACGCCGAGGCCTCCTACGAACGCTACGCGCTGAAAAACTGGGACTACTTCGTGATGAAGAACGGCGCGGCCAACACGCTGGCTTTGAAGTTCGTGCTCTCGCGCAGCACGGTCAGCCAGCCGATCTACCCGCGCAGCGGTTCGGAGTTCACCGTCTCGGTTCAACTCACCCCGCCCTACTCGCTGTGGGACGGCAAGGATTACGCCGACGCCAATCTGCCGGACGAGGAGCGCTACCACTGGATCGAATACCACAAATGGCAGTTGAAGAGCAAGTGGTTCTTCCCGCTCACCAACAACCAGAACCTCGTGCTGATGGCCGCCGCCGAAATGGGCTATCTGGGTCACTACAACAAGAACAAAGTGTCGCCTTTCGAGCGGTTCGAAGTCGGCGGCGACGGCATGTCGGGATACAACATGTACGGTATCGACATCATCGCCGTGCGCGGTTACGAGGAGGGTGCGCTCGACCCGTCGAACAACTATTCGGTGGCCTACAACAAATACACGATGGAGCTTCGTTACCCCGTGATCCTGAAACCTTCGTCGCAGATCTACGTGTTGGGCTTCCTCGAAGGAGCGAATGCCTTCGACTCGTGGAAACAGTTCTCGCCCTTCAAGATCAAGCGCGCGGCGGGTTTCGGCGTCCGCCTCTACCTGCCGGTGGTGGGTATGCTGGGTATCGACTGGGGCTACGGCTTCGATGCTCCGGCCAACCAGACCGGCAAGAGCGGCAGCCAGATCCACTTCATGATGGGACAACAATTCTGA
- a CDS encoding CCA tRNA nucleotidyltransferase, translating into MNDDSRNPLSDPIFRRISRLADAMGVRAYVVGGYVRDYYLGRPSTDIDVVVVGSGIAVAEALAAELHTRLSVFKTFGTAMLRTGGMEVEFVGARKESYSADSRKPAVEEGTLEDDQLRRDFTINALAWSLNGDTFGELVDSFEGLRDLRERIIRTPCDADVTFSDDPLRMMRAVRFAAQLGFDILPETFAAIRRNRERIRIVSRERITVELNKIVASAVPSRGFDLLERSGLLALIFPEMQALKGVERVGRHAHKDNFYHTLKVLDNVAAKSDDLWLRWAAVLHDIAKPLTKAYDPQTGWTFHSHETLGSKMVPQIFRRMKLPMNEHMKFVQKMVFLHLRPIILSEDQVTDSAVRRLLFEAGDDIEKLMTLCEADITSGIDAKVKRYMANFRLVREKMADLEERDRIRNFQPPVTGEIIMQTYGLPPCRAVGEIKERIKNAILDGEIRNDYDEAYALMERLAAERGLTKAQDG; encoded by the coding sequence ATGAACGACGACAGCCGCAATCCGCTTTCCGATCCGATTTTCCGCCGCATCTCGCGCCTTGCGGATGCGATGGGCGTGCGCGCCTACGTGGTGGGCGGTTACGTGCGCGACTATTATCTGGGGCGTCCTTCGACGGACATCGACGTGGTGGTCGTGGGGAGCGGGATCGCCGTGGCCGAAGCGCTGGCCGCCGAACTGCATACGCGTCTGTCGGTCTTCAAAACCTTCGGCACGGCGATGCTGCGCACCGGAGGTATGGAAGTCGAGTTCGTCGGCGCACGCAAGGAGTCCTATTCGGCCGATTCGCGCAAGCCCGCCGTGGAGGAGGGGACGCTCGAAGACGACCAGCTCCGCCGCGATTTCACGATCAACGCGCTGGCGTGGTCGCTCAACGGCGACACCTTCGGCGAGCTGGTCGATTCGTTCGAGGGGTTGCGCGATCTGCGCGAGCGGATCATCCGCACGCCGTGCGACGCCGACGTCACCTTTTCGGACGATCCGCTGCGCATGATGCGGGCCGTGCGCTTCGCCGCGCAGCTCGGTTTCGACATCCTGCCCGAAACCTTCGCCGCGATCCGGCGCAACCGCGAGCGCATCCGCATCGTCTCGCGCGAGCGCATCACCGTCGAGTTGAACAAGATCGTCGCGTCGGCGGTGCCCTCTCGCGGCTTCGACCTGCTCGAACGGTCGGGGCTGCTGGCGCTGATCTTCCCCGAAATGCAGGCCCTCAAAGGGGTCGAGCGGGTCGGCAGACATGCCCACAAGGATAATTTCTACCATACGCTCAAAGTGCTCGACAACGTGGCTGCGAAGAGCGACGACCTCTGGCTGCGCTGGGCGGCCGTGCTGCACGACATCGCCAAGCCGCTTACCAAGGCCTACGATCCGCAGACGGGGTGGACGTTCCATTCGCACGAGACGCTGGGGTCGAAGATGGTGCCGCAGATTTTCCGCCGTATGAAGCTGCCGATGAACGAACACATGAAGTTCGTGCAGAAGATGGTCTTCCTCCACTTGCGGCCGATCATCCTGTCGGAGGATCAGGTGACCGATTCGGCCGTGCGGCGGCTGCTCTTCGAGGCGGGCGACGACATCGAGAAGCTGATGACGTTGTGCGAGGCCGACATCACGTCGGGCATCGACGCGAAGGTGAAGCGCTACATGGCCAATTTCCGGCTGGTGCGCGAGAAGATGGCCGATCTGGAAGAGCGCGACCGCATCCGCAACTTTCAGCCGCCCGTCACGGGCGAGATCATCATGCAGACCTACGGCCTGCCGCCCTGCCGCGCCGTCGGCGAGATCAAGGAGCGGATCAAGAACGCCATTCTCGACGGCGAAATCCGCAACGACTACGACGAGGCCTACGCCCTGATGGAGAGGCTGGCCGCCGAACGGGGGCTGACGAAGGCGCAGGACGGATAG
- the gcvT gene encoding glycine cleavage system aminomethyltransferase GcvT, with the protein MKTTAFHKYHVAAGAKMAEFAGYDMPIEFTGINDEHLAVRKCAGVFDVSHMGEIWVKGPKALDLLQRITTNDVSKLFPGKVQYSCMPNGRGGIVDDILVYKFTDEKYMLCVNAANTDKDWAHICREGEAFGMRPGTELENASDDICQLAVQGPLAMKIVQKLVDHPVEQMPYYTFEQTEVAGCEAILSITGYTGSGGCEIYAYNADADRLWEALWKAGEEYGLKNIGLGARDTLRLEKGFCLYGNDIDDTTSPLEAGLGWITKFAEGKEFIDRDRMERLKAEGVKRKLVGFKLIDRGIPRHGYPLKTVEGAEIGLVTSGTMSPSLKVGIGLGYVAAEHAAPGTVIAVEVRGRLLKAEVVKYPFV; encoded by the coding sequence ATGAAAACCACCGCTTTTCACAAGTATCACGTCGCGGCCGGCGCGAAGATGGCCGAATTCGCGGGATACGACATGCCCATCGAATTCACAGGCATCAACGACGAACACCTCGCCGTGCGTAAGTGCGCGGGCGTCTTCGACGTGAGCCACATGGGCGAAATCTGGGTCAAGGGCCCCAAGGCGCTCGATCTGCTGCAACGCATCACCACCAACGACGTGTCCAAACTCTTTCCGGGCAAGGTGCAGTACTCCTGCATGCCCAACGGACGGGGCGGCATCGTGGACGACATTCTGGTCTACAAGTTCACGGACGAGAAATACATGCTCTGTGTCAATGCGGCCAACACCGACAAGGACTGGGCCCACATCTGCCGCGAGGGCGAAGCCTTCGGGATGCGGCCGGGCACCGAACTGGAAAACGCTTCGGACGACATCTGCCAGCTGGCCGTACAGGGGCCGCTGGCGATGAAGATCGTACAGAAGCTGGTCGATCATCCCGTCGAGCAGATGCCCTACTACACCTTCGAACAGACCGAGGTCGCTGGCTGCGAGGCTATCCTCTCGATCACGGGGTACACCGGCTCGGGCGGCTGCGAGATCTACGCCTACAACGCCGACGCCGACCGGTTGTGGGAGGCACTGTGGAAGGCCGGCGAGGAGTACGGACTGAAAAACATCGGATTGGGTGCCCGCGACACGCTGCGGTTGGAAAAGGGGTTCTGCCTCTACGGCAACGATATCGACGACACCACTTCGCCGCTCGAAGCGGGACTGGGCTGGATCACCAAGTTCGCCGAGGGCAAGGAGTTCATCGACCGCGACCGCATGGAACGGCTCAAAGCCGAAGGGGTGAAACGCAAACTGGTCGGATTCAAGCTCATCGACCGCGGCATTCCGCGCCACGGCTATCCGCTCAAAACCGTCGAGGGTGCCGAAATCGGCCTTGTCACGTCGGGCACGATGTCGCCGTCGCTGAAAGTCGGCATCGGCCTGGGTTACGTCGCGGCGGAACACGCCGCACCGGGAACGGTGATCGCCGTCGAGGTGCGCGGCCGTCTGCTGAAAGCCGAAGTCGTGAAGTATCCCTTCGTATAG
- a CDS encoding OmpH/Skp family outer membrane protein, translating to MKRLFLTVVLAAAGWCAYAQNYMIVDSEKIFKSIDAYNTAIKDLDKMAEDYQKQVDDKFAEIETLYNNYQQQKASLSATTRQVLEDTILSKEKDATALQESLFGKDGTLMKKRLELIQPIQKKVFDAINAYAQSHGYDLVLDSASNPTLLYNAPKLDQTEGVIKSLK from the coding sequence ATGAAACGTCTGTTTTTAACCGTCGTACTGGCCGCAGCCGGATGGTGCGCCTACGCACAGAACTACATGATCGTCGACAGCGAGAAGATCTTCAAATCGATCGATGCCTACAATACCGCCATCAAGGATCTCGACAAGATGGCCGAAGATTATCAGAAACAGGTGGACGACAAATTCGCCGAGATCGAAACGCTCTACAACAACTATCAGCAGCAGAAAGCCTCGCTGTCGGCCACCACGCGGCAGGTACTCGAAGATACGATCCTGAGCAAGGAGAAGGACGCCACGGCATTGCAGGAGTCGCTCTTCGGCAAGGACGGCACGCTGATGAAGAAACGTCTGGAACTGATCCAGCCGATCCAGAAAAAGGTCTTCGACGCCATCAACGCCTACGCCCAGAGCCACGGTTACGATCTGGTGCTCGATTCGGCATCGAACCCCACGCTGCTGTACAACGCCCCGAAACTCGACCAGACGGAAGGGGTCATCAAAAGTCTGAAATAA